The genomic DNA ATCGAAGATATCGAATACGACGGAGGAAACTCCAGTTCGCGTTTATTCGAACGATCACGCATCAAAGCGTTAGCAGGTGAGGCGGGAGAAAAGctcgggggggaaaaaaatgtacGCATCACACTAATAATGATAAAATCGTTTGCTTTGGTTTTCCCTTTCGCCAGAGGAACGTGAAAGTGTTCAAAAAAAGACATTCACAAAATGGGTCAATTCGCACCTGGTGCGGGTGAACAGTCCGATCAAAGACCTGTACGTCGATATGCGCGATGGCAAGAATTTGATCAAGCTGCTCGAGGTACTGTCTGGCGAGCGGTTGCCCCGGCCAACGAAGGGTAAAATGCGCATCCACTGTCTGGAGAATGTGGACAAAGCGCTGCAGTTTCTGCGCGAACAGCGTGTCCATTTGGAAAATATCGGTTCGCACGATATTGTCGATGGTAACGCTAGCCTGAACCTGGGTTTGATCTGGACAATCATTCTGCGCTTCCAGGTAAGATAGGGTGGCAGGGGGGTTTGGGGGGATTAAAACGATTCTCCTCACTAAacgcctttttttgctttcgcagATTCAAGATATCACTATAGAGGAAACGGACAACAAAGAGACCAAATCCGCCAAGGATGCTTTGCTGCTGTGGTGTCAAATGAAAACGGCCGGCTACCATAATGTGAACGTGCGCAACTTTACCACCTCGTGGCGCGACGGGCTGGCGTTCAACGCGATCATACACAAGCACCGGCCGGACTTGATACAGTTCGACAAGCTGTCGAAGACAAACCCGATCCAGAACCTGAACAATGCGTTCAACGTCGCCGAGGAGAAGCTTGGCCTGACGAAGCTGCTCGACGCGGAGGACATCTTCGTCGACCATCCGGACGAGAAGTCGATCATTACGTACGTCGTGACGTACTATCACTACTTCAGCAAGCTGAAGCAGGAGACGGTGCAGGGCAAGCGTATCGGCAAGGTGGTCGGCATTGCGATGGACAACGATCGCATGATCAACGAGTACGAGTCGTTGACGAGCGAGCTGCTGAAGTGGATCGAGGTGACGATCGTGCAGCTGGGCGATCGCCATTTCGTCAACTCGCTGGTGggcgtgcagcagcagctggcccAGTTCTCCAACTACCGCACGGTCGAAAAGCCACCGAAGTTCGTCGAGAAGGGTAATCTGGAGGTGCTGCTCTTCACGCTCCAGTCCAAGATGAGAGCAAACAATCAAAAGCCGTACACGCCCAAGGAGGGTAAGATGATTTCCGACATCAACAAGGCCTGGGAGCGGCTGGAGAAGGCCGAGCACGAGCGGGAGCTGGCGCTGCGCGAGGAGCTGATCCGGCAGGAGAAGCTGGAGCAGCTTGCGGCCCGTTTCAACCGCAAAGCTACGATGCGTGAAACCTGGCTGTCGGAGAACCAGCGTCTGGTCAGCACGGATAACTTTGGGTTCGATCTGGCCGCTGTCGAAGCGGCCGCCAAGAAGCACGAAGCCATCGAGACGGACATCTTTGCGTACGAGGAGCGTGTGCAGGCGGTCGTCGCGGTGTGCAACGAGCTGGAGGCGGAAAAGTATCACGAtatcgagcgcatcgctgcccgCAAGGATAATGTGCTGCGCCTGTGGAACTACCTGATCGAGCTGCTGCGCGCGAGACGCATGCGCCTCGAGTTCTCGATTCAGCTGCAGCAAAACTTCCAGGAGATGATCTACATTCTCGACTCGATGGAGGAGATCAAGCAGCGCCTGCTGACGGACGACTACGGCAAGCATCTGATGGGCGTAGAAGATCTGCTGCAAAAGCATTCGCTCGTCGAGGCGGACATCAATGTGCTGGGCGATCGGGTGAAGCAGGTGGTGCAAAACTCGCAGAAGTTCCTGGTCGACGAGGAGGACAACTACAAACCGTGCGATCCGGCGATCATTGTCGATCGCGTGCAGCGTCTGGAGGATGCGTACGCCGAGCTGTGCAAGCTTGCGGTGGAGCGTCGCTCGCGGCTGGAGGAGAACCGCAAGCTGTGGCAGTTCTACTGGGATATGGCCGACGAGGAGAACTGGATCAAGGAGAAGGAGCAGATCGTGTCGGCGGATGAGATTGGGCACGATTTGACGACGGTCAATTTGCTGCTGTCCAAGCACAAGGCGCTGGAGTCGGAGATCCAATCGCACGAGCCGCAGCTGATGGCGGTGAGCGAGGTGGGCGATGAGCTGGTACGCCGCGGACACTTCGGTGCCGATCGTATCGACGAGCGGCTGAAGGAGATCATGGCCATGTGGAGCAACCTGCGCCAGCTGACAGACAACCGGCGCAAGCGGTTAGAGGATGCCGTCGACTACTTCCAGCTGTTTGCCGACGCGGATGACATCGATAACTGGATGTTGGACGCGCTGCGCCTAGTGTCGTCCGAGGATGCGGGTCGCGACGAGGCAAATGTGCAGAGCTTGCTGAAGAAGCAcaaggatgtggcggacgaGCTGAAGAACTACGCCGAAACGATCGAGCAGCTGCATGCACAGGCCGACCGTTTGACGCTGAACCCTCCGGAGCAGGAGAAGGTTCGCGAACGTCTTGCCGCAATCGATGCACGCTACAAGGAGCTGATGGAGCTGGCCAAACTGCGCAAGCAGCGCCTGCTGGATGCTCTCAGCCTGTACAAACTGATTTCCGAAAGCGACGGCGTGGAACAGTGGATCGGCGAGAAGGAGCGCATGCTGCAGACGATGGTCCCGGGCAAGGACATCGAGGATGTGGAGATCATGAAGCATCGCTACGACGGATTCGACAAGGAGATGAACGCCAACGCATCGCGCGTCGCCGTCGTGAACCAGCTCGCTCGCCAACTGCTGCACGTGGAGCATCCAAACTCGCAGGAAATTCAGGAGAAGCAGAACCACCTCAACAACTCGTGGTCGAAGCTGCGCGAGCAGGCGGAAAGCAAACGCGACGAGCTGAAATCGGCGCACGGTGTGCAGACGTTCTACATCGAATGTCGCGAGACGGTATCGTGGATCGAGGACAAGAAGCGCATCCTCACCGAAACGGACAGCCTGCAGATGGATCTGACCGGTGTGATGACGCTGCAGCGTCGTCTGAGCGGTATGGAGCGCGATCTGGCCGCCATCCAGGCGAAGCTGACGGCGCTCGAGAACGAGGCCGACGCCATCGAGGGCGAGCATCCGGAGGAGGCCGCCCTGATCCGCGAGCGTGTGGCCCAGATTCAAACCATCTGGGAGCAGCTCACACAGATGCTGAAGGAGCGCGACTCGAAGCTGGAGGAGGCTGGCGATTTGCACCGCTTCCTGCGCGATCTCGACCACTTCCAGGCGTGGTTGACCAAGACACAGACGGACGTCGCTTCCGAGGATACACCGACATCGCTGCCCGAGGCCGAGAAGCTGCTGAACCAGCATCAGAGCATCCGCGAGGAGATCGACAACTACACCGAGGATTACAAGAAGATGATGGAGTACGGCGAGGGGCTCACGTCGGAACCAACGCAAACCGAGGACCCGCAGTACATGTTCTTGCGCGAGCGTCTGAAGGCGCTGAAGGATGGCTGGGAGGAACTGCACCAGATGTGGGAGAACCGTCAGGTGCTGCTGTCCCAGGGTCTGGACCAGCAGCTGTTCAACCGCGACGCTCGCCAGGCCGAGGTGCTGCTTAGCCAGCAGGAGCATGTGCTCAGCAAGGACGATACGCCGGTCAATCTGGAGCAGGCCGAAAATCAGCTGAAACGGCACGAAGCGTTCCTCACCACGATGGAAGCGAACGACGAGAAGTTCAACACGATCGTGCAGGTGGCCGGGCAGATGACGAGCAAGGATCACTTCGACGCGGACAAGATCACGAAGCGCGCGGAGAGCATTGCGCACCGCCGCGACGACAACCGCAACCGTGCGCTGGAGCTGCACGAGAAGCTTAAGAACCAGGTGAAGCTGCACGAGTTCCTGCAGGACATTGAAGAGCTGACGGAGTGGGTGCAGGAGAAGTACATCACCGCCCAGGACGACACCTATCGCAGTGCGAAGACGGTTCACTCGAAGTGGACGCGTCATCAAGCGTTTGAGGCTGAGATCGCCGCCAACAAGGAGCGCCTGCACGAGGCAAAGAAGGCCGCTCAGGAGCTGATGGTGGAGAAGCCCGAGTTCAAGGAGATCATTGAGCCGAAGCTGACGGATCTGTCCAAGAACTTTGACGAGCTGGAAACCAGCACCAAGGAAAAGGGTGCACTTCTGTTCGATGCCAAGCGCGAGGTGATTGTGCAGCAGAGCGTCGACGACATCGATTCGTGGATGGACGATCTCGAGAAGCAGATCATCAACACCGACACCGGCAACGATCTGACCTCGGTGAACATTCTGATGCAGAAGCAGCAGATCATCCAGACGCAGATGGCCGTGAAGGCGCGCCAGGTCGAGGAGCTGGACAAGCAGACGGACGTGCTGACGAAGACGGCCCCGTCCGACGTGGTCGAACCGATCGTGGAGAAGAAGACGGCCGTCAATGCGCGCTTCGAAAAGATCAAGGCTCCGCTGCTGGAGCGCCAGCGGCagctggagaagaagaaggaagcgtTCCAGTTCCGGCGCGACGTGGAGGACGAGAAGCTGTGGATCGACGAGAAGATGCCGCTGGCCGAATCGACCGAGTACGGCAACTCGCTGTTCAATGTGCACGtgctgaagaagaagcacCAGTCGCTGAACACGGAAATCGACAACCACGAGCCTCGCATCATGACGATCTGCAACAACGGGCAGAAGCTGATCGACGAGGGTCACGAAGATGCGGGCTCGTACGCGGATCTGATCAGCCAGCTGacacagaaatggcaggagcTGAAGGATGCCATCGAAAACCGCCACCGGCAGCTGGACCAGTCCGAGAAGGTGCAGCAGTACTTCTTCGATGCGGCCGAAGCGGAATCGTGGATGAGCGAGCAGGAGCTGTACATGATGGTGGAGGACCGCGGCAAGGACGAAACCTCGGCCCAGAATCTGATGAAGAAGCACGAAAGCCTGGAACAGTCGGTGGAAGACTATGCCGACACTATCCGCCAGCTGGGCGAGACGGCGCGTCAGCTGACGACCGAACAGCACGCCTACAGCGACCAGGTGTCGGTGAAGCAGTCGCAGCTGGACAAACTGTACGCCGGTTTGAAGGATCTGGCGGGCGAACGTCGTGCCCGGCTGGATGAAGCCCTGCAGCTGTTCATGTTGAGCCGCGAGGTGGACGATCTCGAACAGTGGATTACCGATCGCGAGGTGGTCGCCGGTTCGCACGAGCTCGGCCAGGACTACGATCACATCACGCTGCTGTGGGAACGGTTCAACGAGTTCGCCCAGGACACGGCCACCGTCGGCAGCGAGCGTGTCGCGAAGGCGAACGGCATCGCGGACGATCTTATCCATGCGGGCCACTCGGACAGTGCGACGATCGCCGAATGGAAGGACGGGCTGAACGAGTCCTGGCAAGATCTGCTGGAGCTGATCGAAACGCGCAAGGCGATGCTGGCCGCATCGCGCGAACTGCACAAATTCTTCCACGACTGCAAGGACGTGCTGGGTCGCATCAACGAGAAGCAGCACGGTGTTTCGGAGGAGCTGGGTCGTGATGCGGGCGTTGTGTCGGCGCTGCAGCGCAAGCACCAGAACTTCATCCAGGACCTGATGACGCTCCACTCGCAGGTGCAACAGATCCAGGAAGAGTCGGCCAAACTGCAGGCGGCGTACGCTGGTGAGAAGGCGCGCGAAATTACCAACCGTGAGCACGAGGTGCTCAACGCCTGGGCCCATCTGCAGGCGATGTGCGAGGAGCGCCGCGGCAAGCTGGCCGATACGGGCGATCTATTCAAGTTCTTCAACCTGGTCCGCATGCTGATGCTGTGGATGGAGGACCTGGTGCGACAGATGAACACGTCGGAGAAGCCGCGCGATGTGTCGGGCGTCGAGCTGCTGATGAACAATCACCAGAGCCTGAAGGCGGAGATCGATACGCGCGAGGATAACTTCAGCGCTTGTCTCGCGCTGGGCAAGGAACTGCTGTCCCGCAATCACTAcgcgtcggccgacattaaggATCGATTGTTGCAGCTCACCAACAGCCGAAACGCGCTGCTACACCGGTGGGAAGAGCGTTGGGAGAATTTGCAGCTCAGTAAGTGCACAACACGGGGTTTGGCCCGTCTGCCGCTCGCTGTGTGTAACTATAATGTGTTCTTGTGTTTGCGCCCCCCTTTTCTACAGTCTTGGAAGTGTACCAATTCGCCCGTGATGCTGCCGTCGCCGAGGCATGGCTTATCGCACAGGAACCGTACCTGATGTCGACCGAGCTGGGACACACAATCGACGAGGTGGAAAATCTGATCAAGAAGCACGAAGCCTTCGAAAAATCTGCCGCTGCCCAGGAAGAACGCTTCAGCGCATTAGAGCGATTGACAACGGTAGGGATCAAGCTTCTGGCAAGCTTTTTAGGACGCCAACTCATCCGTTTCATTTGCTCCGTTCCAGTTTGAGCTCAAAGAAATGAAGCGTCGTCAGGATGCGGCCGAGGAAGCCGAGCGCCAGCGGCAGGAAGCGGAAGCGGCAGCACGTGCAGCGGCCGAAGCAGAAGCCGAAGCAGCCCGACAGGCGGAAGCCGCTGCAGCGCGTGATGCAGCCGATGCGCCAGGGTCACCACATTCCACCAGAGAGCAAGAGTCAGGTGAGCAAATCGTTTCGTGTTGCATCTCGCTCTGTAAACTACCCGACGACTCCAAAGTTCCCTTCCATCCTGTGTCCTGTGTTTGTGTCCTTCCCTGTCCCGAATATCCTGTGCTGTTCCTCAGCTCTCTTCTTCACCTTCCTAACAGTatgtttgattattttctcTACTATTGCTAACCATGTTGTATCACTACTACTTTATATATATAACCGTACCTTTATATATATACCTCCACAATTCATTCGTTTTTCTTACACGCTGCCCGCGCGATTCACTATGCTAATACAATTTTAACctcaatcaacaaaaaaaaaaaaacaaaactaacacCCATATTGGCATACTCTTGAATTGGACACTgattgatgatggtgatggtaatGGTGGCGGTGGTCACGTAAAATGtaccaaaaaaataattaacatcTCAACACCCAATCAAACGGAAATTGAaatacgcaaaaaaaaacccttaaaaCACCTGTAGTCACTATGCGTGCAACTTCACCTGTAGAAAAAGAAAGACCCATTTCCCAGACAGGTACTTGAGCATAACACTATGACCTATCTTTCTTAGAGCTGtatcgatgtgtgtgtgcgtgtgggtgtgCTTCTAGTGGTAGTAGTTCTGTGGTGCTGTAGCCTCTACTTTTTCTCACGATGCCTTTCCGCAATATTGTGATGTGCATTCTACCATTTCTAGTTTGTCTTCTTCAATATTTCGTTGCTACTGTTCTGTTACTTCTTAAGAGAATTTGTATTGCTTTCGGTGTGCTTTTCTTGTGCGTTTGTGAATAGGAATTTGTAGttaatatatattttatttcggCTAAAGTTTGAATAGATGCGctccccccactcacggacactaACTTTTCGCtgctgagttaccttaaatgtaggtaaaaattaagcaaaagtgttaaaaattgttgtaataatGATTTAGGTAAAATACTCGAAAAGGCCCctcctagaatcttttgtgtgcagcactgtggtctgtcatttttattgcacagtgggatttttgtatggtcataactcgtttgatataaacattgtgcattgttccttaatactgttactggacaacgagtagagcatgataatatacattgtaagaagtgatttgaaatgttattattcttatatttcctccttttctgaatatctatgcccgttaaaaagtatccatcgaaccaatgttccgttacagtccgcGGGACCGTTATGTTATAAGCCTGATTGGTCCCTCCTAGCGTGatcaaaaattattacaaagctcctgtaagccaataCCAGGAGCCAGTATAGAACgagggggatttaatcgaataatgagcaatatttcattcgtctttattaaaccatttttgactacactgaaagcacaatgtgaagctttcgcaacgtgtagtgcggattgcatacattcaggcgtaaatcctacagtgtCTAACAAATTTTGCCAGGGGGTgcggggggccttctcgagtcttttaccattattatagtaaaaagtctgaaaaagataGACTTTTGCGTAACTCACTTGTAAAAATGAGTACCCGTGAGTGGGGAGGGgagcatctattcagactttatcCTTTATTTCATATATTTCTCTAACTTACTACTTGTTGTTCCGTTGCGATAAAACTAACACCTTTTGGATTATACTATTACTTTCATTTGTTGCCGTTTTGTTGTGTGGCTTTGGTTTCGGTGGGATTCGGTTCTGTAACCTTAACAATCGTGTGCGTCATCAGTGCATGTAAGAAAGCCCAGGGTTCTGTTCGGTTCGTTCCGAAGTGCGTCGCTTGAGCAAAGCACTTCCATTTTCAAAACCAGCTCCGGAACGACCGGAGCAGTTCCGAAGCGATCCTCTTGTAAGTATTTATCTCCTGTGTGCCTCCTGTATCTGTGTAGGTGCCTTCTGTCCTCTCCAGTATCATATGTTGGTGGTGTCGGAATCTGTACCTTTCTTTCTTCGTGGTGGTTTGGTGGTTACTCGAAGCTATCTTGAGGAAAAACACCCCCCGGCAATTTTCCCGATGTGCCCCGTTCCCCGTTCCCCGATATTcactgtgtgtttttgtttatattttgtttaaaaatcacGTTTATCCTTAAtccgttttatttattttttatcatcaACACACTCATCATCTCACCAACGCCCAACGTTTGCCAACGTTTTCACCAAACCGTTCCTTTTAAATccaatttaaaatgaattcaCCATTCACCAacaatcatcaccaccaccacctgcatTACTTGCTGCATGCCCAAATTGTGTTGTTCGTTTTGTCACCACTACTCCACCCACAAAACTCACCTGTAAACAACGACTGGGGACACCCTCGACCCGCGCTGTGAACGCACAGTTGCCGGAGAGACGCTCGTGTCGCGGCGACACTCCGGCATACCGAAAGAACGGTCCAGCAGCTCGGCAAGTGCATCGGCGGGTGTTAAGGTCAGTCGGCGGTCGCGCTCGAAAAGTCCGTTCCGCAGCTTCAGATGGAAGCGTACCGCTTCGAAAGCGGACGAGGGAGGAGTCTCCGATGACGAAGGTATTGGTTTCGGcagagtttttttgttaaccCCATTCAAACCCCCTCATATCCCCGTGCTCTGCAATTGGTTGGCTATATTTCATTCATAACTACCATCATTCCACGGTTCCGTTCCATCCTTTGGCCCGGTTTGTTGTACTCCCAAAAATGTATCCTCAAGAAAACGGCTTcaatttcctttttgcttACGTACGATGCGAGTGGGGAACTTGGGACAAGTTCTAgtccctcccccccacccccccacaCGTTTTATACCCCTCCTTGCTCCGTTCCGGATCGGTTGTTATTTGAGCCAGCAGTGTAGTAGGTATTGTATCCCGCgaattgttttctttatttatcgCTTGGTGTTgcatgatttgtttgctgttattttttttggtaaagcAATTGTGAAGCAGGCTGCATGATTGATGGAtgctgttgtgtgtgagtgaagtgtatgtgatttttttttctcattaaaTAACGTTTgcatgacaatacggcatcagtccgtaataataaataaataaataaaaaataacgtttgcattaaaaaatagACTGATTTTGGATGGCGATGAGGGAGAAAATCTAAATCCAATTACGAGATCTAATATTACTTAAGTTCAATTACGAACGGTTTTACTACTTAAAGGATGATATACATTACCAGGGCGGTCCGGTCGTAGATGCGCCAACGgctccggtcttcatacggcaggaccggggttcaaatcgcatCCGGACCAACTACGTGTTTATCACTAAATCTAGCATGCGAggaatggcagacatgacctaataAGAGGTCAataggccaagaagaaagagagcCATTCCCAGGACATTTGACGTTTGTTGTCTTAGCCCAGGTCTTGCCCAGGTAGAACCTCATCATAGGGTCTCTAAGTTAGGT from Anopheles stephensi strain Indian chromosome 2, UCI_ANSTEP_V1.0, whole genome shotgun sequence includes the following:
- the LOC118507229 gene encoding spectrin beta chain isoform X4, yielding MTTDISVVRWDPSQGPGNEFIEDIEYDGGNSSSRLFERSRIKALAEERESVQKKTFTKWVNSHLVRVNSPIKDLYVDMRDGKNLIKLLEVLSGERLPRPTKGKMRIHCLENVDKALQFLREQRVHLENIGSHDIVDGNASLNLGLIWTIILRFQIQDITIEETDNKETKSAKDALLLWCQMKTAGYHNVNVRNFTTSWRDGLAFNAIIHKHRPDLIQFDKLSKTNPIQNLNNAFNVAEEKLGLTKLLDAEDIFVDHPDEKSIITYVVTYYHYFSKLKQETVQGKRIGKVVGIAMDNDRMINEYESLTSELLKWIEVTIVQLGDRHFVNSLVGVQQQLAQFSNYRTVEKPPKFVEKGNLEVLLFTLQSKMRANNQKPYTPKEGKMISDINKAWERLEKAEHERELALREELIRQEKLEQLAARFNRKATMRETWLSENQRLVSTDNFGFDLAAVEAAAKKHEAIETDIFAYEERVQAVVAVCNELEAEKYHDIERIAARKDNVLRLWNYLIELLRARRMRLEFSIQLQQNFQEMIYILDSMEEIKQRLLTDDYGKHLMGVEDLLQKHSLVEADINVLGDRVKQVVQNSQKFLVDEEDNYKPCDPAIIVDRVQRLEDAYAELCKLAVERRSRLEENRKLWQFYWDMADEENWIKEKEQIVSADEIGHDLTTVNLLLSKHKALESEIQSHEPQLMAVSEVGDELVRRGHFGADRIDERLKEIMAMWSNLRQLTDNRRKRLEDAVDYFQLFADADDIDNWMLDALRLVSSEDAGRDEANVQSLLKKHKDVADELKNYAETIEQLHAQADRLTLNPPEQEKVRERLAAIDARYKELMELAKLRKQRLLDALSLYKLISESDGVEQWIGEKERMLQTMVPGKDIEDVEIMKHRYDGFDKEMNANASRVAVVNQLARQLLHVEHPNSQEIQEKQNHLNNSWSKLREQAESKRDELKSAHGVQTFYIECRETVSWIEDKKRILTETDSLQMDLTGVMTLQRRLSGMERDLAAIQAKLTALENEADAIEGEHPEEAALIRERVAQIQTIWEQLTQMLKERDSKLEEAGDLHRFLRDLDHFQAWLTKTQTDVASEDTPTSLPEAEKLLNQHQSIREEIDNYTEDYKKMMEYGEGLTSEPTQTEDPQYMFLRERLKALKDGWEELHQMWENRQVLLSQGLDQQLFNRDARQAEVLLSQQEHVLSKDDTPVNLEQAENQLKRHEAFLTTMEANDEKFNTIVQVAGQMTSKDHFDADKITKRAESIAHRRDDNRNRALELHEKLKNQVKLHEFLQDIEELTEWVQEKYITAQDDTYRSAKTVHSKWTRHQAFEAEIAANKERLHEAKKAAQELMVEKPEFKEIIEPKLTDLSKNFDELETSTKEKGALLFDAKREVIVQQSVDDIDSWMDDLEKQIINTDTGNDLTSVNILMQKQQIIQTQMAVKARQVEELDKQTDVLTKTAPSDVVEPIVEKKTAVNARFEKIKAPLLERQRQLEKKKEAFQFRRDVEDEKLWIDEKMPLAESTEYGNSLFNVHVLKKKHQSLNTEIDNHEPRIMTICNNGQKLIDEGHEDAGSYADLISQLTQKWQELKDAIENRHRQLDQSEKVQQYFFDAAEAESWMSEQELYMMVEDRGKDETSAQNLMKKHESLEQSVEDYADTIRQLGETARQLTTEQHAYSDQVSVKQSQLDKLYAGLKDLAGERRARLDEALQLFMLSREVDDLEQWITDREVVAGSHELGQDYDHITLLWERFNEFAQDTATVGSERVAKANGIADDLIHAGHSDSATIAEWKDGLNESWQDLLELIETRKAMLAASRELHKFFHDCKDVLGRINEKQHGVSEELGRDAGVVSALQRKHQNFIQDLMTLHSQVQQIQEESAKLQAAYAGEKAREITNREHEVLNAWAHLQAMCEERRGKLADTGDLFKFFNLVRMLMLWMEDLVRQMNTSEKPRDVSGVELLMNNHQSLKAEIDTREDNFSACLALGKELLSRNHYASADIKDRLLQLTNSRNALLHRWEERWENLQLILEVYQFARDAAVAEAWLIAQEPYLMSTELGHTIDEVENLIKKHEAFEKSAAAQEERFSALERLTTFELKEMKRRQDAAEEAERQRQEAEAAARAAAEAEAEAARQAEAAAARDAADAPGSPHSTREQESVTMRATSPVEKERPISQTDRPSPGGADEGAQEGILTRKHEWESTTKKASNRSWDKVYCVARSGRLTFFKDQRSAKSVPEQTFRGEPPLELKGAQIEIASDYTKKKHVFRIKLSNGGEFLLQCHDDSEMQQWVTALKAQCELDASGEGRSLTLPASSQKDEQKRRSFFTLKKN
- the LOC118507229 gene encoding spectrin beta chain isoform X8 — protein: MTTDISVVRWDPSQGPGNEFIEDIEYDGGNSSSRLFERSRIKALAEERESVQKKTFTKWVNSHLVRVNSPIKDLYVDMRDGKNLIKLLEVLSGERLPRPTKGKMRIHCLENVDKALQFLREQRVHLENIGSHDIVDGNASLNLGLIWTIILRFQIQDITIEETDNKETKSAKDALLLWCQMKTAGYHNVNVRNFTTSWRDGLAFNAIIHKHRPDLIQFDKLSKTNPIQNLNNAFNVAEEKLGLTKLLDAEDIFVDHPDEKSIITYVVTYYHYFSKLKQETVQGKRIGKVVGIAMDNDRMINEYESLTSELLKWIEVTIVQLGDRHFVNSLVGVQQQLAQFSNYRTVEKPPKFVEKGNLEVLLFTLQSKMRANNQKPYTPKEGKMISDINKAWERLEKAEHERELALREELIRQEKLEQLAARFNRKATMRETWLSENQRLVSTDNFGFDLAAVEAAAKKHEAIETDIFAYEERVQAVVAVCNELEAEKYHDIERIAARKDNVLRLWNYLIELLRARRMRLEFSIQLQQNFQEMIYILDSMEEIKQRLLTDDYGKHLMGVEDLLQKHSLVEADINVLGDRVKQVVQNSQKFLVDEEDNYKPCDPAIIVDRVQRLEDAYAELCKLAVERRSRLEENRKLWQFYWDMADEENWIKEKEQIVSADEIGHDLTTVNLLLSKHKALESEIQSHEPQLMAVSEVGDELVRRGHFGADRIDERLKEIMAMWSNLRQLTDNRRKRLEDAVDYFQLFADADDIDNWMLDALRLVSSEDAGRDEANVQSLLKKHKDVADELKNYAETIEQLHAQADRLTLNPPEQEKVRERLAAIDARYKELMELAKLRKQRLLDALSLYKLISESDGVEQWIGEKERMLQTMVPGKDIEDVEIMKHRYDGFDKEMNANASRVAVVNQLARQLLHVEHPNSQEIQEKQNHLNNSWSKLREQAESKRDELKSAHGVQTFYIECRETVSWIEDKKRILTETDSLQMDLTGVMTLQRRLSGMERDLAAIQAKLTALENEADAIEGEHPEEAALIRERVAQIQTIWEQLTQMLKERDSKLEEAGDLHRFLRDLDHFQAWLTKTQTDVASEDTPTSLPEAEKLLNQHQSIREEIDNYTEDYKKMMEYGEGLTSEPTQTEDPQYMFLRERLKALKDGWEELHQMWENRQVLLSQGLDQQLFNRDARQAEVLLSQQEHVLSKDDTPVNLEQAENQLKRHEAFLTTMEANDEKFNTIVQVAGQMTSKDHFDADKITKRAESIAHRRDDNRNRALELHEKLKNQVKLHEFLQDIEELTEWVQEKYITAQDDTYRSAKTVHSKWTRHQAFEAEIAANKERLHEAKKAAQELMVEKPEFKEIIEPKLTDLSKNFDELETSTKEKGALLFDAKREVIVQQSVDDIDSWMDDLEKQIINTDTGNDLTSVNILMQKQQIIQTQMAVKARQVEELDKQTDVLTKTAPSDVVEPIVEKKTAVNARFEKIKAPLLERQRQLEKKKEAFQFRRDVEDEKLWIDEKMPLAESTEYGNSLFNVHVLKKKHQSLNTEIDNHEPRIMTICNNGQKLIDEGHEDAGSYADLISQLTQKWQELKDAIENRHRQLDQSEKVQQYFFDAAEAESWMSEQELYMMVEDRGKDETSAQNLMKKHESLEQSVEDYADTIRQLGETARQLTTEQHAYSDQVSVKQSQLDKLYAGLKDLAGERRARLDEALQLFMLSREVDDLEQWITDREVVAGSHELGQDYDHITLLWERFNEFAQDTATVGSERVAKANGIADDLIHAGHSDSATIAEWKDGLNESWQDLLELIETRKAMLAASRELHKFFHDCKDVLGRINEKQHGVSEELGRDAGVVSALQRKHQNFIQDLMTLHSQVQQIQEESAKLQAAYAGEKAREITNREHEVLNAWAHLQAMCEERRGKLADTGDLFKFFNLVRMLMLWMEDLVRQMNTSEKPRDVSGVELLMNNHQSLKAEIDTREDNFSACLALGKELLSRNHYASADIKDRLLQLTNSRNALLHRWEERWENLQLILEVYQFARDAAVAEAWLIAQEPYLMSTELGHTIDEVENLIKKHEAFEKSAAAQEERFSALERLTTFELKEMKRRQDAAEEAERQRQEAEAAARAAAEAEAEAARQAEAAAARDAADAPGSPHSTREQESGGADEGAQEGILTRKHEWESTTKKASNRSWDKVYCVARSGRLTFFKDQRSAKSVPEQTFRGEPPLELKGAQIEIASDYTKKKHVFRIKLSNGGEFLLQCHDDSEMQQWLRKLRKHT